One Romboutsia sp. 13368 genomic window carries:
- a CDS encoding DUF1934 domain-containing protein, which produces MEAKLSILTKQYDENKNTDTMELKTIGKIFEKKDDIYVVYEEIEDGEKITTTIKISDDEVSIKKFGTVNSLMVFKENYKHETRYRTNQGLFIIETETNKLEIDRSEKNYIKLNIEYNINILDLFKGRNEINISIEYNI; this is translated from the coding sequence TTGGAAGCAAAATTAAGTATACTTACAAAACAATATGATGAAAATAAAAATACAGATACTATGGAATTAAAGACTATAGGAAAAATATTTGAAAAAAAAGATGATATATATGTAGTTTATGAAGAAATAGAAGATGGAGAAAAAATAACAACTACTATAAAAATATCAGATGATGAAGTTTCTATTAAAAAATTTGGAACTGTTAATTCATTAATGGTTTTCAAAGAAAATTATAAACATGAAACAAGATATAGAACTAATCAAGGTTTATTTATAATTGAAACAGAAACAAATAAATTAGAAATAGATAGAAGTGAAAAAAATTATATAAAATTAAATATAGAATATAATATTAATATATTAGATTTATTTAAAGGTAGAAATGAAATTAATATTTCAATAGAGTATAATATATAA